From Pseudomonas putida, one genomic window encodes:
- a CDS encoding sensor histidine kinase — protein MQQLPPDETIRAALRRSQARLQRQHELVVEYAVMSLKSTNLDELLDQACALVAKGMQTRFAKILMPIPDTDRFLLTHGVGWDEADIGHATVGADEASPAGFAMQTYRPVISNHLGQEHRFRTPELLKKYGIERAINVPIRGALLPYGVLEADSSDGEDFIESDLVFLEGISNVISMAVERLTAGADAQLVDPYSESMLNASPDCVNVLSSSGDIEFMNEAGLALMHIDDLAQVKGQPWLQLWPDESRPAVQEALQKVARGESTRFEGVCPTGQQVLKWWDVTVAPVLGADGQLEKIIAVSRDITERHYYEAQLLSLIDSQNSRLNKTDLHLEEIHHRVKNSLHLVNTLLLLQANLTPDAAVKLQLETAAGRVLTIASVHERLYQTADQEVLACDYLSALLGDLGRALADRKIVLDADPFTLLPARMAPLGLVISELITNALKYGKGTIEVSVRDAGDHALITVTDEGDGFPATYPKPSGTGLGMRLVRSYSGYGSSAISIDAYKGKSTIHVRFKL, from the coding sequence ATGCAGCAGCTGCCCCCTGATGAGACCATTCGTGCCGCCCTCAGGAGATCCCAAGCCCGGCTGCAAAGGCAGCATGAGCTGGTGGTCGAGTACGCGGTCATGTCGCTTAAATCCACCAACCTGGATGAGTTGCTGGACCAGGCTTGCGCATTGGTCGCAAAAGGCATGCAAACCCGATTCGCCAAGATCCTCATGCCCATTCCCGATACCGACCGGTTCCTGCTGACGCATGGGGTGGGGTGGGATGAGGCCGATATCGGCCACGCTACCGTGGGCGCCGACGAGGCCAGCCCTGCCGGGTTTGCCATGCAGACCTACCGGCCTGTGATTTCCAATCATCTGGGCCAGGAACATCGCTTCAGAACGCCGGAATTGCTGAAAAAGTACGGTATCGAGCGTGCCATCAACGTGCCTATCAGGGGCGCATTGCTGCCTTACGGGGTACTCGAGGCAGACAGTAGCGATGGTGAAGACTTCATTGAAAGCGATCTGGTCTTCCTTGAAGGTATCTCCAACGTCATCTCCATGGCGGTAGAGCGGCTGACCGCAGGGGCTGACGCTCAGTTGGTCGACCCCTATTCGGAAAGCATGCTCAACGCCAGCCCGGACTGTGTGAACGTGCTGTCCAGCAGCGGTGACATCGAGTTCATGAACGAGGCTGGGCTGGCGTTGATGCACATCGACGACCTGGCGCAGGTCAAAGGCCAGCCATGGTTGCAGCTTTGGCCTGACGAGTCGCGCCCGGCCGTGCAGGAGGCTTTGCAAAAGGTCGCCAGAGGCGAGTCGACCCGCTTCGAAGGGGTCTGCCCTACTGGCCAGCAAGTGCTCAAATGGTGGGACGTCACGGTCGCCCCGGTCCTGGGCGCCGATGGCCAGCTGGAAAAGATCATTGCCGTATCCAGAGACATTACCGAACGGCACTATTACGAGGCCCAGTTGCTGTCGCTGATCGATTCTCAGAATTCCAGGCTCAACAAGACCGACCTGCATCTCGAAGAAATCCATCACCGCGTCAAGAACAGCCTGCACCTGGTCAATACGCTGCTGCTGTTGCAAGCGAACCTGACGCCGGATGCCGCGGTAAAGCTGCAGCTGGAGACGGCGGCGGGGCGGGTCTTGACCATTGCCAGCGTGCACGAACGGCTCTATCAAACGGCCGATCAGGAGGTACTTGCCTGCGACTACCTCAGCGCCTTGCTCGGTGACCTGGGAAGGGCGCTGGCCGATCGCAAGATCGTCCTTGACGCTGACCCGTTCACCCTGCTGCCGGCGAGGATGGCACCGCTGGGGCTGGTCATTTCAGAACTGATCACCAACGCCCTGAAATACGGCAAAGGCACCATCGAAGTCAGTGTCCGCGATGCCGGTGATCACGCCTTGATCACCGTGACCGACGAGGGTGATGGTTTTCCTGCTACCTATCCCAAACCGAGCGGGACGGGCCTTGGAATGCGGCTTGTCAGAAGTTACTCAGGCTATGGAAGCTCGGCGATCTCGATCGATGCCTACAAAGGCAAAAGCACCATCCACGTTCGCTTCAAACTTTGA
- a CDS encoding SDR family oxidoreductase, producing MRDYPTPPFPSQPQSVPGSQRKMEPTPDCGEHTYTGSGRLTGKIALITGADSGIGRAVAIAYAREGADIALAYLDEHDDAQETAQWVQAAGRRCLLLPGDLAHKQHCYDIVDKTVEQFGRIDILVNNAAFQMAHESLDEIDDDEWVMTFDVNITAIFRICQRALPSMPKGSSIINTSSVNSDDPSPQLLAYATTKGAIANFTAGLAQLLGDKGVRVNSVAPGPIWTPLIPATMPDEAVKNFGSAYPMGRPGQPVEVAPVYVLLGSDEASYISGARYAVTGGKPIL from the coding sequence ATGCGTGACTACCCCACCCCTCCGTTTCCCTCACAACCGCAAAGCGTTCCGGGTTCACAGCGCAAGATGGAGCCCACCCCGGACTGCGGAGAGCACACATACACCGGCAGCGGTCGGCTCACCGGCAAGATAGCGCTGATCACCGGTGCCGACAGCGGGATCGGCCGTGCAGTCGCCATCGCCTACGCCCGCGAAGGCGCGGACATTGCCCTCGCTTATCTCGATGAGCACGACGATGCGCAGGAAACCGCCCAGTGGGTCCAGGCTGCTGGCCGGCGCTGCCTCCTGCTGCCTGGGGACCTGGCCCATAAACAGCACTGCTACGACATCGTTGACAAGACCGTGGAGCAGTTCGGCCGTATCGATATCCTGGTCAATAACGCCGCGTTTCAGATGGCGCACGAAAGCCTCGATGAAATCGACGATGACGAATGGGTCATGACGTTCGACGTGAACATCACGGCCATTTTCCGCATTTGCCAGCGGGCGCTCCCGTCGATGCCCAAAGGCAGCTCGATCATCAACACCAGTTCGGTCAATTCCGATGACCCGTCACCCCAGTTGCTGGCCTATGCCACTACCAAAGGTGCCATCGCCAACTTCACCGCCGGGCTGGCCCAGTTGCTGGGGGACAAAGGGGTGCGGGTCAACAGTGTGGCACCAGGCCCGATCTGGACCCCACTGATCCCTGCCACCATGCCCGATGAGGCGGTGAAGAACTTTGGGTCAGCCTATCCGATGGGCCGGCCGGGCCAACCGGTCGAGGTGGCCCCGGTTTACGTCCTGCTCGGCTCCGATGAGGCCAGCTACATCTCCGGCGCGCGCTATGCCGTGACTGGCGGCAAACCCATTCTTTGA
- a CDS encoding hemerythrin domain-containing protein has product MNAIDLLIQDHKLVKKLLDELSSTTERAVKKRAELLHRIEQELQIHTALEEEILYPAIKQAGGKEEAKMYYEAKEEHRTVDALVLPDLLHTETGTLEFAGRVKVMKELLEHHIEEEEDELFPTAKKLLSKDLLEEMGQAMQAHKKMLKGEQRAA; this is encoded by the coding sequence ATGAACGCTATCGATCTGCTGATCCAGGACCACAAGCTGGTTAAGAAGCTGCTGGACGAACTGTCTTCGACCACCGAACGCGCCGTGAAAAAGCGTGCCGAACTCCTGCACCGGATCGAACAGGAGTTGCAGATCCATACCGCACTGGAAGAAGAGATCCTTTACCCAGCCATCAAACAGGCCGGGGGCAAGGAAGAAGCGAAAATGTATTACGAGGCGAAAGAGGAACACCGCACCGTCGACGCGCTGGTGTTACCCGACCTGCTGCACACCGAAACCGGCACGCTCGAATTCGCTGGCCGGGTCAAAGTGATGAAAGAGTTGCTCGAGCACCATATCGAAGAAGAGGAAGACGAGTTGTTTCCCACTGCGAAAAAGCTGTTGAGCAAAGACCTGCTGGAAGAAATGGGCCAAGCCATGCAAGCGCATAAAAAGATGCTCAAGGGTGAGCAGCGCGCCGCGTGA
- the crcB gene encoding fluoride efflux transporter CrcB: protein MLKSLLAIGVGAMVGAWLRWGLGVKLNALFPAVPPGTLLANLIGGYIIGLSIAFFSASPSLSPEWRLLLITGFCGGLTTFSTFSAEVVSLIQEGRISWALGSIAVHVTGSLLMTAAGLATFYFFSGR, encoded by the coding sequence ATGTTGAAGTCGCTATTGGCCATTGGCGTCGGTGCCATGGTCGGTGCCTGGTTACGCTGGGGGCTGGGCGTCAAGCTCAATGCACTTTTCCCCGCCGTGCCGCCCGGTACGCTGCTGGCCAACCTCATTGGTGGCTACATCATTGGCTTGTCCATCGCCTTCTTCTCTGCATCGCCGTCGCTCAGCCCCGAATGGCGCCTGCTGCTGATCACCGGGTTTTGTGGCGGCTTGACCACGTTCTCCACTTTTTCCGCAGAGGTCGTGTCGCTTATCCAGGAGGGGCGTATTTCATGGGCCCTGGGCTCCATCGCTGTGCATGTCACGGGTTCTTTGTTGATGACTGCAGCAGGCCTTGCGACGTTCTACTTCTTCAGCGGGCGCTAA
- a CDS encoding DUF2986 domain-containing protein — MNRRKKIKQLLQAHQKKAAAKLAPRSKPKYICKADRLKLAGEAGTQCPPTLCPERDAVC, encoded by the coding sequence ATGAACCGTCGCAAGAAAATCAAACAGTTGCTGCAAGCACACCAGAAAAAAGCCGCCGCCAAACTGGCACCGCGCAGCAAGCCTAAATACATTTGCAAGGCCGATCGGTTGAAGCTGGCAGGTGAAGCCGGTACCCAGTGCCCGCCAACTCTTTGCCCGGAGCGTGATGCCGTATGTTGA
- a CDS encoding DUF1289 domain-containing protein: MAKDIDNPCVSLCQLNSELCVSCGRTRDEIRKWRGMKRPEKMATVQRAATRMKAIVKKNAKRQGNE, encoded by the coding sequence ATGGCCAAAGACATCGATAACCCTTGCGTCTCGCTTTGCCAGCTCAACAGCGAGCTGTGCGTGAGCTGTGGCCGAACCCGTGATGAAATCCGCAAGTGGCGCGGCATGAAACGCCCGGAGAAGATGGCCACCGTGCAGCGCGCTGCGACGCGGATGAAGGCCATCGTCAAGAAAAACGCCAAGCGCCAGGGCAACGAGTGA
- a CDS encoding methyl-accepting chemotaxis protein codes for MATYLIISLHTSWRSTCCHFAIVVSRMVKIMSLSSGSMQLSSGEQRWLPWFGKTGKLSMGWSCGLNRAMYPVIEQTFEAMAQTRMQLLQSWAREQWEHLAELAENLASSVAHADRTALLDKLAQANDFSELFVVDTDGRVVLSSWAQRSNGQPIAQCGALAQGLKAPFLHGPYVDPLTLQIGPSSSRFHDEVTLMFYQPLKAQGKVYGCLCGRVPNDVVGDLIQREAGHIYAESGDNYLFMAQSHFDPAIAPGTALSRSRFEDGTFTHGENLKSGVHTAWSTVQVQHHTELELRFTDPATGELHPGVRETIRQGANLFVTYPGYSDYRHVPVVGKGVTFQLPGSPDRWGMMCEADLEEVYRRRSLSYGLMKPYIAIMAGVFGCNFLVQHYAGFGQGIADALLALAMLAATLLFSAVGPRRLAARFNGMTDVLRTIAEGEGNLRQRLDTTTMANDESGDMARWINSFIDRLDSVVGQVVKASRTVGATNQMMLGRSHEASVTSTEVAEAVHQMMIIMEEQLGELQQASVSAEQMKQAMDEVVSRAREQYLAVQAGTQSIRDVVARSSSSVQLLDSRMAQISNISGLISDITNQTNLLALNAAIEAARAGEHGRGFAVVADEVRSLAARTARAADDIRHMVTGLQSETGQAVSFMEQGVQNVDDSLRLAEDASSENVQLHQAVESMFLIIQQLNQRSLAYGRTIEQVNQSSSEMRQTAVVLQSSAETVKANASKLQKLVGQFEVSSDTRPAAAA; via the coding sequence ATGGCTACCTACCTAATCATTAGCTTGCATACGAGTTGGCGCAGTACTTGCTGTCACTTTGCCATTGTGGTGTCGCGTATGGTGAAGATAATGTCGCTTTCAAGTGGTTCCATGCAGTTGTCATCGGGTGAGCAGCGTTGGCTGCCGTGGTTCGGAAAAACCGGCAAGCTCAGCATGGGCTGGTCGTGCGGGCTCAACCGAGCGATGTATCCGGTCATCGAGCAGACTTTCGAAGCCATGGCCCAGACGCGCATGCAATTGCTGCAAAGCTGGGCGCGAGAACAGTGGGAGCACCTGGCCGAACTCGCTGAGAACCTTGCCTCGTCAGTGGCTCACGCCGACCGCACTGCTTTGCTGGACAAGCTGGCCCAGGCGAACGACTTCTCGGAACTCTTCGTCGTCGATACCGATGGCAGGGTTGTGCTGTCGAGTTGGGCGCAACGAAGCAATGGCCAACCCATCGCACAGTGTGGCGCTTTGGCCCAAGGGCTGAAAGCGCCGTTCCTGCACGGCCCGTATGTCGATCCGCTGACCTTGCAGATCGGCCCTTCTTCATCGCGGTTTCACGATGAAGTCACGTTGATGTTCTATCAACCGCTCAAAGCCCAAGGGAAGGTTTACGGTTGCCTCTGCGGCCGGGTGCCCAACGATGTGGTGGGCGACCTGATCCAGCGCGAAGCCGGGCATATCTATGCCGAGTCCGGTGACAATTACCTGTTCATGGCGCAATCGCATTTCGACCCTGCTATCGCACCGGGCACCGCCCTGTCGCGCTCACGTTTCGAGGATGGCACCTTCACCCACGGGGAGAACCTCAAGAGTGGGGTGCATACGGCGTGGAGCACCGTGCAGGTCCAGCACCACACCGAGCTCGAACTGCGGTTTACCGACCCTGCCACCGGCGAGCTTCATCCCGGTGTGCGGGAAACCATCCGCCAGGGCGCCAACCTGTTCGTGACTTATCCTGGCTATTCGGACTATCGCCATGTGCCCGTGGTGGGCAAAGGCGTCACATTCCAGTTGCCGGGCTCGCCGGACCGCTGGGGCATGATGTGCGAAGCCGATCTGGAGGAGGTCTATCGGCGCCGCTCGCTCAGCTACGGGTTGATGAAGCCCTACATCGCCATCATGGCGGGCGTGTTTGGTTGCAACTTTTTGGTGCAACACTACGCGGGCTTCGGGCAAGGCATCGCCGATGCGTTGCTGGCGCTGGCCATGCTGGCTGCCACGCTGCTGTTCAGTGCAGTGGGGCCAAGGCGGCTGGCTGCCAGGTTCAATGGCATGACCGATGTGCTGCGTACCATCGCCGAGGGTGAGGGCAACCTGCGCCAACGCCTGGACACCACGACCATGGCCAATGACGAAAGTGGCGACATGGCGCGCTGGATCAACAGTTTCATCGACCGCTTGGACTCGGTGGTAGGCCAGGTGGTCAAGGCCAGCCGCACGGTGGGCGCCACCAACCAGATGATGCTGGGCCGCAGCCACGAAGCGAGCGTCACCTCCACCGAGGTGGCCGAGGCGGTGCACCAGATGATGATCATCATGGAGGAGCAACTGGGCGAGCTGCAGCAGGCCTCGGTCAGCGCAGAGCAGATGAAGCAGGCCATGGACGAGGTGGTCAGCCGTGCCCGCGAGCAGTACCTGGCGGTGCAGGCTGGCACCCAGTCGATTCGGGATGTGGTAGCGCGCTCGTCTTCCAGTGTGCAACTGCTCGACAGCCGGATGGCGCAGATCAGCAACATCAGCGGGCTGATCAGCGACATCACCAACCAGACCAACCTGCTGGCCCTCAATGCCGCCATCGAGGCCGCCCGCGCGGGCGAGCATGGCCGAGGTTTCGCGGTGGTGGCCGATGAAGTGCGCAGCCTAGCGGCGCGTACGGCGCGTGCGGCCGACGACATCCGGCACATGGTCACCGGGCTGCAGAGCGAAACCGGGCAAGCCGTCAGCTTCATGGAGCAGGGCGTACAGAACGTCGATGACAGCCTGCGCCTGGCCGAGGACGCTTCATCGGAGAACGTCCAGCTGCACCAGGCGGTAGAGAGCATGTTCCTGATCATCCAGCAGCTCAACCAGCGCAGCCTGGCTTATGGCAGGACCATTGAGCAGGTCAACCAGTCTTCCAGCGAAATGCGCCAGACGGCGGTGGTCCTGCAAAGCAGCGCCGAGACGGTGAAGGCCAATGCCAGCAAGCTGCAGAAGCTGGTCGGGCAGTTCGAGGTCAGCAGCGACACCAGGCCGGCCGCGGCGGCTTGA
- a CDS encoding LysR family transcriptional regulator, with amino-acid sequence MDMLHAMRTFTRVVECGSFAAAANALDISAAQVSRIVAELENQLQTRLLHRTTRRLRMSEAGERFLERSRQIMLLTEEAVGEARGAHLTPRGRLRLHCPHGLGLLLMPLVAGYNALCPEVVVELTLSQRNPDPLVEGHDVVITLNEALPDSQLIAVPLGTVFSIPCAAPSYLDAHGVPERPEDLHEHRCLRMAYPMYEGDWVFPEGLDHCVISPRDGFMTNVADAMLVASELGMGIGLLPFYTASQAIEQGRLRRLLAPYRLRECALYAMYPSRHYLDAKVRTWIDYLKEQLPALFAGHEQIVDDTQYWR; translated from the coding sequence ATGGACATGCTGCACGCCATGCGTACCTTCACCCGGGTAGTGGAGTGCGGCAGCTTCGCCGCCGCGGCCAACGCCCTGGACATTTCTGCCGCCCAGGTGTCGCGGATCGTCGCCGAGCTGGAAAACCAGCTGCAGACCCGCCTGCTGCACCGCACCACCCGGCGCCTGCGCATGAGTGAGGCCGGCGAGCGGTTTCTGGAACGCTCGCGGCAGATCATGCTGTTGACCGAGGAGGCGGTGGGCGAAGCGCGTGGCGCGCACCTGACCCCCCGTGGCAGGCTGCGCCTGCATTGCCCGCACGGCCTTGGCCTGTTGCTGATGCCGCTGGTGGCCGGTTACAACGCCCTATGCCCGGAGGTGGTGGTGGAGCTGACCCTGTCCCAGCGCAACCCCGACCCGCTGGTCGAAGGCCACGATGTGGTGATCACCCTGAACGAGGCGCTGCCCGACTCGCAGCTGATCGCTGTGCCGCTGGGCACCGTGTTCAGTATCCCCTGCGCCGCGCCCAGTTACCTGGATGCCCATGGCGTTCCCGAGCGGCCCGAAGACCTGCATGAACACCGGTGCCTGCGCATGGCGTACCCGATGTATGAAGGCGACTGGGTATTCCCGGAGGGGTTGGACCATTGCGTTATCTCGCCGCGCGACGGCTTCATGACCAACGTCGCCGACGCGATGCTGGTGGCCAGTGAACTGGGCATGGGCATCGGGCTATTGCCGTTCTACACCGCCAGCCAGGCGATCGAGCAGGGGCGCTTGCGGCGGCTGCTGGCGCCTTACCGTCTGCGCGAGTGTGCGCTGTATGCCATGTATCCCTCGCGGCACTACCTGGATGCCAAGGTGCGGACCTGGATCGACTATCTCAAGGAGCAGCTACCGGCACTGTTCGCAGGGCATGAACAGATTGTCGATGACACCCAGTACTGGCGTTGA
- a CDS encoding DUF2790 domain-containing protein translates to MKRSIALLACAAAFASFGALAAPAAAQPVASDSANYEYGMPLDVAKVVSISPASNIADCQVGTAHMVYVDHQGQTHEVNYREMGNCSQQ, encoded by the coding sequence ATCAAACGCTCGATCGCGTTGCTTGCGTGCGCTGCCGCCTTTGCCTCGTTCGGTGCCTTGGCCGCCCCGGCCGCCGCCCAACCGGTCGCCAGCGACAGCGCCAACTACGAATACGGCATGCCGCTGGATGTCGCCAAAGTCGTCTCGATCTCCCCGGCGAGCAACATTGCCGATTGCCAGGTGGGCACCGCGCACATGGTCTACGTCGACCATCAGGGCCAGACCCACGAGGTCAACTACCGGGAAATGGGTAACTGCTCGCAGCAATGA
- a CDS encoding tRNA (adenine(22)-N(1))-methyltransferase has product MNEQTLSMRLERVAAHVPQGARLADIGSDHGYLPVALALRGTIEAAVAGEVAHTPYASAQRNVRRNGLDERITVRLADGLEAIQAQDRISAVSICGMGGDTLCEILERGKARLSGSERLILQPNGGERELRAWLMANGYRIVCEEVLRENRFDYEIIVAEPGAAVVYSAEELYFGPVLMREKSPAFVTKWQRMLRQKQQTLANFERARDAIAQHKLQDFARQVGWITQVLA; this is encoded by the coding sequence TTGAACGAACAGACATTGTCCATGCGCCTGGAGCGCGTGGCGGCGCATGTGCCGCAGGGCGCGCGCCTGGCCGATATCGGCTCGGACCACGGCTACCTGCCGGTGGCCCTGGCGCTGCGTGGCACGATCGAAGCGGCCGTGGCCGGGGAGGTGGCGCATACGCCTTATGCGTCGGCCCAGCGCAATGTGCGCCGCAACGGCCTTGACGAACGCATCACCGTTCGCCTGGCCGATGGCCTCGAGGCGATCCAGGCGCAGGACCGCATCTCGGCGGTCAGTATCTGCGGCATGGGTGGCGACACCCTGTGCGAAATCCTGGAGCGGGGCAAGGCACGCCTGAGCGGCAGCGAGCGTTTGATCCTGCAGCCCAACGGCGGTGAGCGCGAGCTACGGGCCTGGCTGATGGCCAACGGGTATCGGATCGTCTGCGAAGAGGTGTTGCGTGAAAACCGCTTCGATTACGAGATCATCGTTGCCGAGCCGGGCGCAGCGGTGGTCTACAGTGCCGAAGAGTTGTATTTCGGGCCGGTGCTGATGCGTGAGAAAAGCCCAGCGTTCGTCACCAAGTGGCAACGCATGCTGCGTCAGAAGCAGCAGACCCTGGCCAACTTCGAACGCGCCCGGGATGCGATCGCGCAACACAAGCTGCAGGACTTTGCCAGGCAGGTTGGCTGGATCACCCAGGTGCTGGCCTGA
- a CDS encoding RidA family protein, whose product MTDIIFTPDSDAESISSDVAEFNGVLVTTQIPADLDGDIVQQSESTLQALKEALEKAGSGMDRVMHLTIYLTDMADRAAFNEVYQRFFSKPWPVRAAVGVAALAYPQMRVEVTAMAAKG is encoded by the coding sequence ATGACCGACATCATCTTCACCCCCGACTCCGATGCCGAATCCATTTCTTCCGACGTCGCCGAGTTCAACGGCGTGCTGGTCACCACCCAGATTCCTGCTGATCTGGACGGCGATATCGTGCAGCAGAGCGAAAGCACCCTGCAGGCCCTCAAAGAGGCCCTGGAAAAGGCCGGCAGCGGCATGGACCGGGTCATGCACCTGACTATCTACCTCACCGACATGGCCGACCGCGCCGCCTTCAACGAGGTGTACCAGCGTTTCTTCAGCAAGCCGTGGCCGGTGCGTGCTGCCGTGGGCGTGGCGGCGCTGGCGTACCCGCAAATGCGTGTGGAAGTGACCGCCATGGCCGCCAAGGGCTGA
- a CDS encoding peptidase U32 family protein, which yields MSLPKNHLELLSPARDVAIAREAILHGADAIYIGGPSFGARHNACNEVGEIAELVTFARRYHARVFTTINTILHDNELEPARKLIHQLYDAGVDALIVQDLGVMELDIPPIELHASTQTDIRTLERAKFLDQAGFSQLVLARELNLQQIRAIAAETDAAIEFFIHGALCVAFSGQCNISHAQTGRSANRGDCSQACRLPYTLKDDQGRVVAFEKHLLSMKDNNQTANLRDLVDAGVRSFKIEGRYKDMGYVKNITAHYRKELDAILEDRPDLARASSGRTEHFFVPDPDKTFHRGSTDYFVTDRKVDIGAFDSPTFTGLPVGVVEKVGKRDLQVVTEVPLTNGDGLNVLVKREVVGFRANIAEPRGEFEEDGHKRYRYRVEPNEMPEGLHKLRPNHPLSRNLDHNWQQALQRTSAERRVGVEWHAVLTEQRLMLGVCSEEGVSVQVALDGPFGVANKPQQALDQLHDLLGQLGTTMYHANAIVLDAPQAYFIPNSQLKALRREAIEALTEARIKAHPRGGRKAETTPPPVYPESHLSFLANVYNQKARDFYHRHGVQLIDAAYEAHEEHGEVPVMITKHCLRFSFNLCPKQAKGVTGVRTKVAPMQLIQGDEVLTLKFDCKPCEMHVVGKMKSHIIDLPTPGSAVAQVVGHISPEDLLKTIPRAPH from the coding sequence ATGTCCCTTCCAAAGAATCACCTGGAACTGCTCAGCCCTGCCCGTGACGTGGCCATCGCCCGTGAAGCGATCCTGCACGGCGCTGACGCCATCTACATCGGTGGCCCGAGTTTTGGCGCGCGCCACAACGCCTGCAACGAAGTCGGCGAAATCGCCGAGCTGGTGACGTTCGCCCGGCGTTACCACGCCCGCGTGTTCACCACCATCAACACCATCCTGCACGACAACGAGCTGGAACCGGCGCGCAAGCTTATCCATCAGCTGTACGATGCCGGCGTCGATGCACTGATCGTGCAGGACCTGGGGGTGATGGAACTGGACATCCCGCCGATCGAGCTGCATGCCAGCACCCAGACCGACATCCGCACCCTGGAGCGGGCCAAGTTCCTCGACCAGGCCGGCTTCTCCCAGCTGGTACTGGCCCGTGAACTGAACCTGCAGCAGATCCGCGCCATCGCCGCCGAGACCGATGCAGCCATCGAGTTCTTCATTCACGGCGCGCTGTGCGTGGCCTTCTCCGGCCAGTGCAACATTTCCCACGCCCAGACCGGCCGCAGCGCCAACCGTGGCGACTGCTCGCAGGCCTGCCGCCTGCCCTACACCCTCAAGGACGACCAGGGCCGCGTGGTGGCGTTCGAGAAGCACCTGCTGTCGATGAAGGACAACAACCAGACCGCCAACCTGCGCGACCTGGTCGATGCCGGGGTGCGCTCGTTCAAGATCGAGGGCCGCTACAAGGACATGGGCTATGTGAAGAACATCACCGCCCACTACCGCAAAGAGCTCGACGCCATTCTCGAAGACCGCCCGGACCTGGCCCGTGCCTCCAGCGGCCGCACCGAGCACTTCTTCGTCCCCGATCCTGACAAGACCTTCCATCGCGGCAGCACCGACTACTTCGTCACCGACCGCAAGGTGGATATCGGCGCCTTCGACTCACCCACTTTCACCGGCCTGCCGGTAGGTGTGGTGGAAAAAGTCGGCAAGCGCGACCTGCAGGTGGTCACCGAAGTACCGCTGACCAACGGCGATGGCCTCAACGTGCTGGTCAAGCGTGAAGTGGTGGGGTTCCGAGCCAACATCGCTGAGCCGCGTGGCGAGTTCGAAGAAGACGGCCACAAGCGCTACCGTTACCGGGTCGAACCCAACGAGATGCCTGAAGGCCTGCATAAGTTGCGGCCCAATCACCCGCTGTCGCGCAACCTGGACCACAACTGGCAGCAGGCCCTGCAGCGCACCTCGGCCGAGCGCCGTGTCGGTGTGGAGTGGCACGCCGTGCTCACCGAGCAGCGCCTGATGCTGGGGGTTTGCAGTGAGGAAGGCGTCAGTGTGCAGGTCGCCCTGGATGGCCCGTTCGGCGTAGCCAACAAGCCCCAGCAGGCCCTGGACCAGTTGCACGACCTGCTCGGCCAGCTGGGTACCACGATGTACCACGCCAACGCCATCGTGCTGGACGCACCGCAGGCTTACTTCATCCCCAACTCGCAGCTCAAGGCCCTGCGCCGCGAAGCCATCGAGGCGCTTACCGAAGCGCGCATCAAGGCCCACCCGCGTGGCGGGCGCAAGGCCGAGACCACGCCGCCGCCGGTTTACCCGGAGTCGCACCTGTCGTTCCTGGCCAACGTGTACAACCAAAAGGCCCGCGACTTCTACCACCGCCACGGCGTGCAATTGATCGATGCGGCGTACGAAGCGCACGAGGAGCATGGTGAAGTGCCGGTGATGATCACCAAGCACTGCCTGCGTTTCTCGTTCAACCTGTGCCCCAAACAAGCCAAGGGTGTGACCGGCGTGCGCACCAAGGTGGCGCCGATGCAGCTGATCCAGGGTGATGAAGTGCTGACCCTGAAGTTCGACTGCAAGCCATGCGAAATGCATGTGGTTGGCAAGATGAAGAGCCACATCATCGACCTGCCGACACCCGGCAGTGCCGTGGCACAGGTCGTCGGGCACATCAGTCCGGAAGACCTGCTCAAGACCATCCCCCGGGCACCGCACTGA